The following proteins come from a genomic window of Campylobacter concisus:
- the murI gene encoding glutamate racemase, which yields MKIGIFDSGLGGLSVLNEALSKLSEHEFLYYADVKNVPYGQKSRDEILKFSFDAVKFLIENGSNAVVVACNTATSVAIKDIRAKLSVPIIGMEPAIKKAHDLSYNDALKTLVIATPVTVNGAKLKELIINLHAKDKTELLALPRLVNFAENGEFDTENVKSYLKEELAKFDLSKFGFLVLGCTHFNYFKDSLREILPSNISIIDGNEGTINRLISELGLKISTLDQAPKVRFFYSGDEVFSKFELDKISRNLTHLKKMRAIC from the coding sequence AGCTTTAAGTAAGCTTAGCGAGCATGAATTTTTATATTACGCAGATGTAAAAAATGTCCCATATGGACAAAAGAGTAGGGATGAGATATTAAAATTTAGCTTTGATGCGGTTAAATTTCTCATAGAAAATGGCTCAAACGCTGTTGTAGTAGCTTGTAACACAGCAACAAGCGTGGCAATAAAAGATATTAGAGCAAAGTTAAGTGTGCCAATCATCGGCATGGAGCCAGCCATAAAAAAGGCTCATGACTTAAGCTATAATGATGCCTTAAAAACGCTTGTCATAGCCACTCCAGTCACCGTAAATGGTGCAAAGCTAAAAGAGCTGATCATAAATTTACACGCAAAAGATAAGACTGAGCTGCTCGCTCTACCTCGCCTTGTAAATTTTGCTGAAAATGGAGAATTTGACACCGAGAATGTGAAATCATATCTAAAAGAAGAGTTAGCCAAATTTGATCTAAGCAAATTTGGGTTTTTAGTGCTTGGCTGCACACACTTTAACTATTTTAAAGATAGCCTAAGAGAAATTTTGCCGTCAAATATAAGCATAATTGATGGCAATGAAGGGACAATAAATCGCCTTATAAGTGAGCTTGGACTAAAAATTTCTACTTTAGATCAAGCCCCAAAAGTTAGATTTTTCTATTCTGGTGATGAAGTATTCAGTAAATTTGAGCTAGATAAAATTTCAAGAAATTTAACTCATCTAAAAAAGATGAGGGCAATCTGCTAG